One Brassica oleracea var. oleracea cultivar TO1000 chromosome C7, BOL, whole genome shotgun sequence genomic window carries:
- the LOC106303857 gene encoding 50S ribosomal protein HLP, mitochondrial isoform X3 → MAAALASRISRGGRSLLGGLKNDFAGSMTSSTGMMNGSILLPQQQRRTFIQMGTVLKVVDNSGAKKVMCIQALKGKKGARLGDTIVASVKEAMPNGKVKKGAVVYGVVVRAAMQRGRVDGSEVRFDDNAVVLVDNKDKKTKTDRQPIGTRVFGPVPHELRKKKHLKILALAQHIA, encoded by the exons ATGGCGGCAGCTTTAGCTTCAAGAATCTCCCGTG GAGGACGTTCATTGCTTGGAGGTCTCAAGAATGATTTCGCTGGATCCATGACTTCTTCCACTGGAATGATGAATGGAAGTATCCTCCTTCCTCAG CAACAGAGAAGGACATTCATTCAAATGGGGACGGTTCTCAAAGTCGTGGACAACTCTGGAGCCAAGAAAGTGATGTGTATTCAAGCTCTCAAGGGTAAGAAAGGAGCTAGGCTCGGCGACACGATTGTTGCTTCGGTGAAAGAAGCCATGCCAAACGGTAAAGTGAAGAAAGGAGCGGTTGTGTACGGTGTGGTTGTGAGAGCTGCCATGCAGAGAGGTCGTGTTGATGGCAGCGAAGTTAGGTTCGATGATAACGCGGTTGTTCTTGTTGATAATAAAGACAAGAAGACTAAAACTGATCGGCAGCCGATTGGGACTCGAGTGTTTGGTCCTGTTCCTCACGAGCTTCGCAAGAAGAAACATCTCAAGATCCTTGCTTTGGCTCAACACATTGCTTGA
- the LOC106303857 gene encoding 50S ribosomal protein HLP, mitochondrial isoform X2, whose amino-acid sequence MAAALASRISRGGRSLLGGLKNDFAGSMTSSTGMMNGSILLPQQQQRRTFIQMGTVLKVVDNSGAKKVMCIQALKGKKGARLGDTIVASVKEAMPNGKVKKGAVVYGVVVRAAMQRGRVDGSEVRFDDNAVVLVDNKDKKTKTDRQPIGTRVFGPVPHELRKKKHLKILALAQHIA is encoded by the exons ATGGCGGCAGCTTTAGCTTCAAGAATCTCCCGTG GAGGACGTTCATTGCTTGGAGGTCTCAAGAATGATTTCGCTGGATCCATGACTTCTTCCACTGGAATGATGAATGGAAGTATCCTCCTTCCTCAG CAGCAACAGAGAAGGACATTCATTCAAATGGGGACGGTTCTCAAAGTCGTGGACAACTCTGGAGCCAAGAAAGTGATGTGTATTCAAGCTCTCAAGGGTAAGAAAGGAGCTAGGCTCGGCGACACGATTGTTGCTTCGGTGAAAGAAGCCATGCCAAACGGTAAAGTGAAGAAAGGAGCGGTTGTGTACGGTGTGGTTGTGAGAGCTGCCATGCAGAGAGGTCGTGTTGATGGCAGCGAAGTTAGGTTCGATGATAACGCGGTTGTTCTTGTTGATAATAAAGACAAGAAGACTAAAACTGATCGGCAGCCGATTGGGACTCGAGTGTTTGGTCCTGTTCCTCACGAGCTTCGCAAGAAGAAACATCTCAAGATCCTTGCTTTGGCTCAACACATTGCTTGA
- the LOC106303857 gene encoding 50S ribosomal protein HLP, mitochondrial isoform X1 — protein sequence MAAALASRISRGGRSLLGGLKNDFAGSMTSSTGMMNGSILLPQQQQQRRTFIQMGTVLKVVDNSGAKKVMCIQALKGKKGARLGDTIVASVKEAMPNGKVKKGAVVYGVVVRAAMQRGRVDGSEVRFDDNAVVLVDNKDKKTKTDRQPIGTRVFGPVPHELRKKKHLKILALAQHIA from the exons ATGGCGGCAGCTTTAGCTTCAAGAATCTCCCGTG GAGGACGTTCATTGCTTGGAGGTCTCAAGAATGATTTCGCTGGATCCATGACTTCTTCCACTGGAATGATGAATGGAAGTATCCTCCTTCCTCAG CAGCAGCAACAGAGAAGGACATTCATTCAAATGGGGACGGTTCTCAAAGTCGTGGACAACTCTGGAGCCAAGAAAGTGATGTGTATTCAAGCTCTCAAGGGTAAGAAAGGAGCTAGGCTCGGCGACACGATTGTTGCTTCGGTGAAAGAAGCCATGCCAAACGGTAAAGTGAAGAAAGGAGCGGTTGTGTACGGTGTGGTTGTGAGAGCTGCCATGCAGAGAGGTCGTGTTGATGGCAGCGAAGTTAGGTTCGATGATAACGCGGTTGTTCTTGTTGATAATAAAGACAAGAAGACTAAAACTGATCGGCAGCCGATTGGGACTCGAGTGTTTGGTCCTGTTCCTCACGAGCTTCGCAAGAAGAAACATCTCAAGATCCTTGCTTTGGCTCAACACATTGCTTGA
- the LOC106301450 gene encoding F-box protein At5g46170, producing the protein MAVIPRSDPPSRIHPEPQTLGIDHFDHLPDSILLLVFNKISDVKSLGRCCVVSRRFHSLVTQVENVLIRVDCVISDDDNSALSSIKSRSSASGPFSSIFRLVVGGIVKPLQALGQFLGARRACGSSSSSSLSISGDEGGEIEQGGVTHHSPTQVLKNFEEIRYLRIELPSGELGIDEGVLLKWRAEFGSTLDHCVILGASSVIQPNPMRVSQAIVTTTVESPASDDNGSIPESFYTNGGLKLRVVWTISSLIAASARHYLLQPIIAEHKTLRSLVLSDSDGQGVLCMNRDQLEELRVKPLSASSASKRTLVPALNMRLWYAPTLELPDGTVLKGATLVAIRPSESKKEASDVSWVSSAAFEEPYEAAVKMLVKRKTYCLEMNSF; encoded by the coding sequence ATGGCCGTTATCCCCCGTTCAGATCCACCTTCACGGATCCACCCCGAGCCACAAACCCTAGGAATCGACCACTTCGATCATCTCCCAGACTCGATCCTCCTCCTCGTCTTCAACAAAATCTCCGACGTCAAATCCCTCGGCCGATGCTGCGTCGTCTCCCGGAGGTTCCACTCCCTCGTCACTCAGGTCGAAAACGTCCTGATCCGCGTCGATTGCGTCATCTCCGACGACGATAACTCCGCTCTCTCGTCGATCAAATCCCGCTCCTCCGCATCCGGGCCCTTCTCCTCCATATTCCGCCTCGTCGTCGGCGGCATTGTCAAGCCGTTGCAAGCGTTGGGGCAATTCCTCGGCGCGAGGAGAGCGTGCGGCTCCTCTTCTTCGTCATCTCTGTCTATTAGCGGAGACGAAGGTGGAGAGATCGAACAAGGCGGAGTAACGCACCACTCTCCTACGCAGGTTCTGAAGAACTTCGAGGAGATTCGTTACTTGCGCATAGAGCTACCTTCCGGAGAGCTCGGGATCGACGAAGGAGTTTTGTTGAAATGGAGAGCAGAGTTTGGCTCAACCTTAGATCACTGCGTGATTCTCGGCGCTTCTTCAGTGATCCAACCTAATCCGATGAGAGTTTCTCAAGCCATTGTCACTACAACCGTTGAATCTCCCGCCAGCGACGATAACGGGAGTATACCGGAGTCTTTTTACACGAACGGAGGTTTAAAGCTGCGTGTTGTATGGACAATCAGCTCTTTGATTGCTGCATCAGCACGACACTACTTGCTACAGCCGATCATAGCCGAGCACAAGACGCTGAGGAGTTTAGTGCTCAGTGATTCCGATGGGCAAGGTGTGCTTTGTATGAACAGAGATCAGCTTGAAGAGCTAAGGGTGAAGCCATTGTCGGCTTCTTCTGCTTCGAAGAGAACTCTCGTACCTGCCTTGAACATGAGGCTATGGTATGCTCCTACCTTGGAGTTGCCTGATGGGACTGTGTTAAAAGGTGCGACTTTGGTGGCGATAAGGCCGAGCGAGTCGAAGAAGGAAGCGTCTGATGTCTCTTGGGTTTCTTCGGCTGCTTTTGAGGAGCCTTATGAGGCAGCTGTTAAGATGCTGGTCAAGAGAAAGACTTATTGTTTAGAAATGAACTCGTTCTAG
- the LOC106301233 gene encoding ornithine aminotransferase, mitochondrial, with protein MAAATRRLIQRVSTTRLSSAGARRSYGGLPESNSKTPSSSSQRLIELESEFSAHNYHPVPVVFSRGNGSTIWDPEGKKYIDFLAAYSAVNQGHCHPKIIKALQEQVEKLTLSSRAFYNDKFPVFAERLTNMFGYEMVLPMNTGAEGVETALKVARKWGHEKKHIPKDEAIIVSCCGCFHGRTLAVISMSCDNDATRGFGPLLPGNLKVDFGDADSLEKIFKEKGDKIAGFLFEPIQGEAGVVIPPEGYLKAVRELCTKHNVLMIADEVQSGLARSGKMLACDWEEIRPDMVILGKALGGGVVPVSAVLADKNVMLHIKPGQHGSTFGGNPLASAVAMASLDVIEEEKLVERSASRGDELRIQLNEIKEKFPDYIKEVRGRGLFNAVEFNSESLSPVSAYDICLSLKERGVLAKPTHNTIVRLTPPLSISSDELREGSKALRDVLEVDLPNLQKINAGKTPVSHLTECDRCGRSLYA; from the exons ATGGCAGCAGCCACGAGACGTTTGATTCAGCGTGTGTCTACCACCAGACTTTCTAGTGCCGGAGCACGGCGGAGTTATGGAGGACTGCCGGAATCGAACTCAAAAACTCCGTCATCTTCTTCTCAGCGATTGATTGAACTGGAATCCGAATTCAGCGCCCACAA TTACCATCCAGTTCCGGTTGTGTTTTCTCGCGGAAATGGCTCAACCATATGGGACCCTGAAGGCAAAAAATACATCGACTTTCTTGCTGCTTACTCCGCTGTTAATCAG GGACATTGCCACCCTAAGATCATCAAGGCACTGCAGGAACAAGTGGAGAAGCTCACTTTAAGTTCACGAGCCTTTTATAATGATAAGTTCCCCGTCTTTGCTGAGCGTCTCACTAACATGTTCGGTTATGAGATGGTGCTTCCTATGAACACCGGCGCTGAAGGTGTCGAAACCGCTTTGAAAGTTGCGAGAAAATGGGGTCACGAGAAGAAACACATCCCCAAAGACGAGGCTATAATCGTCTCTTGTTGTGGTTGCTTTCATGGTCGTACGTTAGCAGTTATCTCCATGAGTTGTGACAATGATGCTACTCGCGGGTTCGGACCGTTGTTGCCTGGGAATCTTAAAGTTGATTTTGGTGACGCTGATTCACTTGAGAAGATCTTTAAAG AGAAGGGAGATAAAATAGCTGGATTCCTTTTCGAGCCTATTCAAGGAGAAGCTGGA GTTGTTATTCCTCCTGAGGGTTATTTGAAAGCTGTTAGAGAACTCTGCACAAAACACAACGTTTTGATGATAGCTGATGAAGTACAAAGCGGTCTAGCGAGATCCGGGAAGATGTTAGCTTGTGACTGGGAAGAGATTCGTCCCGACATGGTG ATACTTGGGAAAGCATTAGGTGGAGGAGTGGTTCCAGTAAGTGCAGTGCTTGCTGATAAAAATGTCATGCTTCATATCAAACCTGGCCAACACGGAAG CACATTTGGTGGGAACCCTTTAGCTAGTGCTGTAGCTATGGCTTCTTTAGATGTTATCGAGGAAGAGAAACTCGTCGAAAG ATCAGCAAGTCGTGGAGATGAACTGAGGATTCAACTGAATGAAATCAAGGAAAAGTTTCCTGATTACATAAAAGAAGTAAGAGGGAGAGGATTGTTCAATGCGGTTGAGTTCAACAGCGAAAGCTTATCTCCTGTTTCAGCTTATGATATTTGCTTGAGCTTGAAGGAGAGAGGAGTGTTGGCTAAACCGACTCACAACACCATTGTCCGCTTAACTCCACCACTCTCCATCAG CTCTGATGAACTCCGAGAAGGCTCTAAGGCTCTTCGTGATGTTCTTGAGGTCGATCTTCCAAACCTGCAGAAGATCAATGCTGGTAAAACCCCGGTTTCTCACTTAACCGAGTGTGATCGCTGCGGAAGAAGTCTCTATGCTTGA
- the LOC106306493 gene encoding KH domain-containing protein At4g18375, translated as MVERGNKRTHNRTTRDDNNRNQKRRLSHQTEEKLNNKDDLVVYRILCPSGVIGSVIGKSGKVINTIRQETRARIKVVDPFPGCTERVLTIYCTVNDKKDIAEIENSDQIAPLCSAQDALLKLHDAIVASLATAAENTKIGRDDIRECRLLVPTSQCSNVIGKAGSTVKKVRSRTGANVKIVSKDVSDPSHACAMDFDNIVSISGGAESVKKALFAVSAIMYKFSPKEQIPLDATVQEAPASIIIPSDLSIYPQTGLYQSQDPIFQHGANVPSFIGTLPQGYGETATPVFSSSALPVVHHGTFGGGSSSRQEELVVKVLCSSSNIGRVIGKGGSTIKGIRQASGSRIEVNDSRARVNHDEDCVIIVTSKESPDDLKSMAVEAVLLLQEKINDEDEEKPKMQLLVPSKVIGCIIGKSGSIISEIRKKTNANIYISKENNKCADLNDELVEISGEASNVRDALIQIVLRLRDDVLRDRETTGFRNQQPPARSEKSSFFSSLERSNAAALALTPSFMSSVPQVSPVDFDRRPEGGMSGGLYGYGSFPAGDNSYGSNSSYSSSRYGGLPHPSTTMEIRIPSNAVGKVMGRGGGNLDNIRRISGAMIEISDSESSSHGGRIALISGTPEQKRTAENLFQAFIMST; from the exons ATGGTTGAGCGTGGTAATAAGAGAACTCATAACCGTACTACCAGAGACGACAACAACAGGAACCAAAAGAGAAGACTTTCACACCAAACCGAAGAAAAACTCAACAACAAAGACGATCTCGTCGTCTACAGAATCCTCTGCCCTAGTGGGGTCATCGGAAGCGTGATAGGCAAGAGTGGCAAAGTCATCAACACGATCAGACAAGAAACCAGAGCCAGAATCAAAGTCGTTGACCCTTTCCCAGGCTGTACCGAAAGAGTCCTAACGATCTACTGCACGGTCAACGACAAGAAGGACATTGCTGAAATAGAGAACAGTGACCAGATCGCCCCTTTGTGCTCTGCTCAAGACGCTCTGCTAAAACTCCATGATGCTATCGTTGCTTCTTTAGCTACTGCTGCTGAGAACACTAAGATAGGTAGAGATGATATTAGAGAGTGCCGGCTTTTGGTACCGACTAGTCAGTGTTCTAATGTGATTGGTAAAGCTGGTTCGACGGTTAAGAAGGTTAGGAGTAGAACCGGAGCTAATGTTAAGATTGTCTCCAAAGATGTCTCGGATCCTTCACATGCTTGTGCTATGGATTTTGACAACATTGTTTCG ATATCTGGAGGGGCTGAGTCAGTAAAGAAAGCACTGTTTGCTGTTTCTGCAATCATGTACAAGTTCAGTCCTAAAGAACAGATTCCTCTTGACGCAACTGTTCAAGAAGCTCCTGCAAGTATTATAATCCCTTCTGATCTTTCCATCTATCCGCAAACTGGTTTATACCAGAGTCAAGATCCTATCTTCCAACATGGAGCCAATGTACCATCCTTTATAGGCACACTACCACAGGGTTATGGAGAAACCGCAACGCCGGTTTTCTCTTCCTCCGCTCTTCCTGTGGTTCATCATGGTACTTTTGGCGGCGGGTCTTCTTCTAGGCAAGAAGAGTTGGTTGTGAAAGTTCTGTGCTCTTCTTCCAACATCGGTCGTGTTATCGGTAAAGGAGGTTCGACCATTAAGGGAATAAGACAAGCGAGCGGGTCTCGTATCGAGGTGAATGACTCGAGGGCGAGGGTGAATCATGACGAGGACTGTGTTATCATTGTAACGTCCAAAGAGTCTCCTGATGATTTGAAGTCGATGGCGGTCGAGGCTGTGCTTTTGCTTCAAGAGAAGATAAACGATGAAGACGAGGAGAAGCCTAAGATGCAGCTCCTTGTGCCTTCTAAGGTGATAGGATGCATTATAGGGAAGAGTGGTTCGATCATAAGCGAGATTAGGAAGAAGACGAACGCTAATATTTATATCTCGAAAGAGAATAATAAGTGTGCTGATCTAAATGATGAGCTCGTTGAG ATATCGGGTGAAGCAAGCAATGTGAGGGATGCGCTTATTCAGATAGTTTTGAGGCTTCGAGATGATGTTTTGAGAGATAGAGAGACGACTGGTTTCAGGAACCAACAACCTCCTGCAAGATCTGAGAAGAGTAGTTTCTTCTCTTCTTTGGAGAGAAGTAATGCTGCTGCTCTTGCACTAACTCCATCTTTCATGTCTTCTGTTCCGCAAGTTTCTCCTGTGGATTTTGATAGGAGACCAGAGGGAGGCATGAGCGGTGGACTCTATGGTTATGGAAGTTTTCCG GCGGGGGATAACAGTTATGGATCCAACTCTTCATACTCATCCAGTAGATATGGAGG GTTGCCTCATCCTTCTACTACAATGGAGATTCGTATCCCGTCCAATGCAGTGGGTAAAGTAATGGGGAGAGGAGGAGGCAACTTGGACAACATAAGAAGG ATATCAGGAGCTATGATAGAAATATCTGATTCAGAATCTTCTTCACATGGAGGTCGCATTGCTCTCATTTCCGGAACGCCTGAACAGAAGCGTACCGCAGAGAACTTGTTCCAAGCTTTTATCATGTCCACTTGA